The Chthoniobacterales bacterium genome includes a window with the following:
- the nuoD gene encoding NADH dehydrogenase (quinone) subunit D: MATVELESPDTLARTAQHLESSEILGEKLTLNMGPSHPATHGVLRISLELDGEVITKATPDVGYLHRGDEKIAENMQYNQFIPYTDRLDYLAPLANNVAYACAVEKLMGWELPPRGKAIRVICCELARISAHLLGLGAFAMDVGAMTVFLYTFTEREKIYNLQEVLTGARFTTSYTRIGGQIRDVTPAFIAQMVQFLDEFIPSLNETDALLTRNRIFVDRTKDVGIITKEQAIAFGLTGPNLRGSGVDYDVRKANPYLDYEQYNFDIPVGSVGDCYDRYLVRLEEMRQSVKILRQVVARLPEGPINYVDPKNMAAPKAQVMTKMEELIHHFMIHTEGIDAPVGEVYFGAENPKGELGFYINSKGGGVPHRMKIRAPSFVNLSILSTILPGHMMSDVVAILGSLDFVMGESDR, translated from the coding sequence ATGGCTACCGTCGAACTCGAATCACCAGACACACTCGCCCGGACCGCGCAACACTTGGAAAGCAGCGAAATCCTTGGCGAAAAACTGACCCTGAACATGGGTCCATCGCACCCGGCGACGCACGGCGTGCTGCGCATTTCACTGGAACTCGACGGGGAAGTGATCACCAAGGCGACGCCCGACGTGGGCTACCTGCATCGCGGCGACGAAAAAATCGCGGAGAACATGCAATACAACCAGTTCATCCCTTACACGGACCGGCTGGATTACCTCGCACCGCTGGCGAATAACGTCGCCTACGCCTGCGCCGTGGAGAAACTCATGGGCTGGGAATTGCCTCCGCGCGGCAAGGCGATCCGGGTGATTTGTTGCGAACTCGCCCGCATTTCGGCGCATTTGCTGGGCCTCGGCGCCTTTGCGATGGACGTGGGCGCGATGACGGTCTTCCTCTACACGTTCACGGAGCGCGAAAAAATTTATAACCTGCAAGAGGTGCTGACGGGGGCACGGTTTACGACGAGTTACACACGTATCGGGGGTCAGATTCGGGATGTCACCCCGGCGTTCATCGCGCAGATGGTGCAGTTTTTGGATGAATTTATCCCGAGCTTGAACGAGACCGACGCCTTGCTGACGCGCAACCGCATTTTCGTGGATCGCACAAAGGACGTGGGAATCATCACCAAGGAGCAGGCCATCGCCTTCGGACTTACAGGCCCGAATCTGCGTGGGTCGGGCGTCGATTACGACGTGCGCAAGGCCAATCCGTATCTCGATTACGAGCAATACAACTTCGATATTCCCGTGGGCTCGGTCGGCGATTGTTATGATCGCTACCTCGTTCGCCTCGAAGAAATGCGCCAGAGCGTGAAGATTCTGCGTCAGGTAGTCGCGAGACTGCCCGAGGGTCCGATCAACTACGTCGATCCAAAAAACATGGCCGCTCCCAAGGCGCAGGTGATGACGAAAATGGAGGAGCTGATTCACCATTTCATGATTCACACGGAGGGCATCGATGCGCCCGTGGGTGAGGTCTATTTCGGTGCGGAAAACCCGAAGGGTGAGTTGGGCTTTTATATCAACAGCAAGGGCGGCGGCGTGCCGCACCGGATGAAGATCCGCGCCCCGAGTTTCGTGAACCTAAGCATCCTGTCCACGATTCTGCCGGGCCACATGATGAGCGATGTCGTCGCGATTCTAGGCTCGCTCGATTTCGTGATGGGCGAGAGCGACCGCTGA